In a genomic window of Streptomyces sp. NBC_01142:
- a CDS encoding universal stress protein encodes MPGTITVGLDGTDHALAAADWAAHEAARRGMDLRLVHAWVWRGTDTVYIGDRAMEERWVRNVLNEAEARVAKVYPDLNVTTELLVDDPVPTLVAEAARAEMLVLGSRGYGTLTGYLVGSVSLQVLRQATGPVVMVRGPRQTTVQQRFDEVVVGVQEAEEAGGPVLEFAFAAAAERGATLRAVRAWSIPSVLSWSPGSMWLADQAGGLEPLHKEILADALGPWRQKYPDVDVIEHVEIGAASEVLLSNSGRASLVVVGRRTHDTGLRRLGSVTHAVLHHAPGAVAVVPHP; translated from the coding sequence ATGCCTGGCACCATCACCGTTGGACTGGACGGAACAGACCACGCCCTCGCCGCCGCGGACTGGGCGGCGCACGAGGCGGCGCGCCGGGGGATGGACCTGCGCCTGGTGCACGCCTGGGTGTGGCGCGGCACCGACACGGTGTACATCGGGGACCGTGCTATGGAGGAGCGGTGGGTGCGCAACGTGCTGAACGAGGCGGAAGCCCGCGTGGCGAAGGTGTACCCGGACCTGAACGTCACTACCGAGCTGCTGGTCGATGACCCCGTACCGACGCTCGTCGCCGAAGCCGCGCGGGCCGAGATGCTGGTGCTGGGCTCTCGCGGCTACGGCACGCTGACCGGCTATCTGGTCGGTTCTGTGTCTCTGCAGGTGCTGCGCCAGGCGACCGGGCCGGTCGTCATGGTGCGCGGGCCGAGGCAGACCACAGTGCAACAGCGCTTCGACGAGGTCGTCGTCGGCGTCCAGGAAGCAGAGGAAGCCGGCGGACCAGTCCTCGAGTTCGCCTTCGCGGCCGCCGCCGAACGCGGAGCGACGCTGCGAGCTGTACGCGCCTGGAGCATCCCGTCGGTCCTGTCCTGGAGTCCGGGATCGATGTGGCTGGCCGATCAGGCGGGTGGCTTGGAGCCGCTGCACAAGGAGATCCTGGCCGACGCCCTGGGGCCCTGGCGCCAGAAGTACCCCGATGTGGATGTCATCGAGCATGTCGAGATCGGCGCAGCCTCGGAGGTTCTGCTGTCCAACAGCGGCCGCGCGAGCCTCGTGGTCGTCGGACGCCGCACCCACGACACGGGCCTGCGCCGTCTTGGCTCAGTTACCCATGCTGTTCTCCACCACGCGCCCGGTGCGGTCGCGGTCGTACCGCACCCCTGA
- a CDS encoding DUF2357 domain-containing protein — translation MSRGAAEPELGSLLVRHLLAVSARLAEEATTLDDWLAMSPIILDVTDETEVLPVEDAFERESGALRTVCHRPYTRLRAVEEILPTSRVRSIAAGATARLAARPEDWASHTLAGVRPSRLLARRSEENADIYENRVAIAVLNVMRSYLQQRIAKLRDLSRMVDDVHGLLVPSQETSWRARRDLAGLLRNIEESGRHQAAAEVRRRALESSLTAVEVMLGSPLARAVDHRSAPPRALHPTNLLSSDPHYRRVALLWQACTAIETPRLGQAETARRRQEILFAFGRFTSLLLLLACKLLQAVPDSGQPVPSPGCTTRFHMRGESLTVTWSQTGDFILHWRKRQVLRVVPITTDLCTAPDASSVAAAITESRRDRPSAVCDNDLIVYPGLLQARQDAETDVVRAAYRIGYRYSDAPEPQVDVAPLSPLDIFSVSRLLRAVQWATLGADARDYPHTVPVPAGDRSALAGCGWLEPRPHGVAVVRAPSPAELERLPALLKQTRRRHGSGRATEHETRRLRTLCAALEDAAAKTELLEVCPVCAKAGPQRQTVFEPREDGLFAASCTSCHTRWELRRCLACGDTFPLLDPDGLAATGAPEPDLDSRVGGVLLAVPCWAADRTGQSVCPTCGTCGEAGRVASCPRGCSAQPPL, via the coding sequence ATGAGCCGGGGGGCGGCCGAGCCGGAGCTCGGCTCTCTCCTCGTCCGCCACCTCCTAGCGGTGTCGGCCCGTCTCGCCGAGGAGGCCACTACGCTCGACGACTGGCTGGCCATGTCGCCGATCATCCTCGACGTCACCGATGAGACGGAAGTCCTGCCGGTGGAGGACGCTTTCGAGCGGGAGTCCGGGGCGCTGCGCACGGTTTGCCACCGCCCGTACACGCGCCTGCGTGCGGTGGAGGAAATCCTGCCGACGTCCCGGGTGCGCTCGATTGCCGCCGGCGCGACGGCGCGTTTGGCCGCCCGCCCCGAGGACTGGGCCTCGCATACGCTCGCCGGTGTCCGGCCCAGCCGTCTGCTGGCCCGGCGCAGTGAGGAAAACGCCGACATCTACGAGAACCGGGTCGCGATCGCCGTCCTCAACGTGATGCGATCTTATCTGCAGCAGCGCATCGCCAAGCTCAGAGACCTGAGCAGGATGGTGGACGATGTACACGGCCTGCTCGTGCCCTCGCAGGAAACTTCTTGGCGGGCCCGACGAGACCTGGCCGGACTACTCAGGAACATCGAGGAATCTGGTCGGCACCAGGCGGCCGCGGAGGTGCGCCGGCGGGCACTCGAATCCTCCCTCACGGCAGTGGAGGTGATGCTGGGCTCGCCGCTGGCACGCGCGGTCGACCACCGCTCCGCACCGCCGCGCGCACTGCATCCGACGAACCTGCTGAGCAGTGATCCGCATTACCGCAGGGTGGCTCTGCTCTGGCAAGCCTGTACGGCAATCGAGACCCCGCGTCTCGGACAAGCCGAAACGGCCCGTCGGCGACAGGAGATCCTCTTCGCCTTCGGGCGTTTCACCAGCCTCCTTCTGCTGCTCGCCTGCAAGCTGCTACAGGCAGTCCCGGACTCTGGCCAGCCGGTTCCTTCCCCCGGCTGCACCACCCGCTTCCACATGCGAGGCGAGTCGCTGACGGTCACCTGGTCCCAGACGGGCGACTTCATCCTTCACTGGCGCAAGCGGCAGGTGCTCCGCGTCGTACCGATCACGACCGACCTGTGCACGGCTCCCGACGCCTCCTCGGTCGCTGCGGCGATCACGGAATCCCGCCGCGACCGGCCGAGTGCCGTGTGCGACAACGACCTGATCGTCTATCCAGGACTGCTTCAAGCACGTCAGGACGCAGAGACTGACGTCGTCCGGGCCGCCTATCGGATCGGTTATCGCTACAGCGACGCGCCCGAGCCGCAGGTCGACGTCGCACCTTTGTCCCCCCTGGACATTTTCAGCGTCAGCCGCCTGCTGCGGGCAGTCCAATGGGCGACACTGGGTGCTGACGCGCGCGACTACCCCCACACCGTGCCCGTACCCGCAGGCGATCGCTCCGCTCTGGCGGGCTGCGGCTGGCTCGAACCCCGGCCTCACGGTGTCGCGGTCGTGCGCGCCCCGAGCCCGGCCGAGTTGGAGCGCCTCCCCGCACTGCTGAAACAGACCCGCAGGCGGCACGGCAGTGGCCGGGCAACCGAGCACGAGACCCGGCGATTGCGCACCTTGTGTGCGGCGTTGGAAGACGCGGCCGCCAAGACCGAACTGCTCGAAGTGTGTCCGGTGTGCGCCAAGGCCGGCCCTCAGCGCCAGACGGTCTTCGAGCCGCGTGAGGACGGCCTGTTCGCAGCGTCCTGCACCTCGTGCCATACCCGGTGGGAACTCCGTCGCTGCCTGGCCTGTGGCGACACCTTCCCGTTGCTCGATCCGGACGGCCTTGCCGCTACCGGTGCTCCCGAACCTGACCTCGATAGCCGTGTCGGTGGCGTTCTCCTGGCGGTTCCGTGCTGGGCCGCGGACCGCACCGGCCAGTCCGTCTGCCCCACCTGCGGCACCTGCGGTGAGGCGGGACGAGTCGCTTCCTGCCCGCGCGGCTGTTCGGCCCAGCCACCGCTCTAA
- a CDS encoding DEAD/DEAH box helicase has protein sequence MADVEKNSADYRIVRLLSSVHDQRGASHKALAVGSIDFRDVTARQRDRERIQQGLDLVANQNGYLAMWDRYQELEARHIRGRIRDFGTIRYTKVKVESDGRCVFTVDLHRALPRTRAALESTTAAERVEIEAAAEVPASVSDTAMTDREWLVASRAQKVRAWIGEPLGYDSVTETLRLAATLNDQKDPPPQGWLYLAHRGDQRRLDRREKAMQKLRIDGTHIPALPTLLEGGSWPQPTRRRITKLSSSALSCFAPHGPTPAQREAVLTALNTPDVAIIQGPPGTGKTQVIAALVNQLGDLAQGGEVAGSTLLTSFQHAAVDHLVTRGWVFGLPPLKVDSRGRGSKVALDTWRIDAARAADLRLRERPVGQHLAARRAAAELAATYRAAPVPPEFLPQFLDQVVTQLGDISDPSLVGELRSLRDRAERHRIRAATMADPDLRADLLPYIRSLRCTVTGFEDDGPRAARALLTRLDLADSPLFDGISYQESLRTAASSASPQPELLNSLAALRDALLDSLTARIRLPEVTVADPTIADLLDRFAAQLAEAVTRSPDAIAAALLDYRDDLRSDPEGVDDTLRAYTVSLASTCQQAVSKAMVDVGRQDGVFESVVVDEAARANPLDLLIPLAQARRRIVLVGDHAQLPHMLEPDVERELSSLGEDVRDRLQESLFQRLARQWEHGSSDGHPRFVRLDTQFRMHPVLGSFVSDNFYPGKLRNGREAADFTHGIDRYGEVPAVWLRVPLSAGAETQRGTSRTRHAEATVIAAEIAAQVERHPNMTFGVISFYAAQVTEVWKELKKAGLAEFTDAGGWRPVPRLCRDADGAPLDRLRVGTVDAFQGMEFSVTYLSTVRSCAPAARTDVKRAYGHLTVANRLCVAMSRQQRLLAVVGDDDMFGPDSPKAVAPLAAFLELCRKGADGRVVRP, from the coding sequence ATGGCCGATGTCGAGAAAAACAGCGCCGACTACCGTATTGTCCGCCTACTCAGCTCGGTCCACGATCAGCGCGGCGCCAGCCACAAGGCACTGGCCGTCGGGTCAATCGACTTCCGCGACGTGACGGCCAGACAGCGAGACCGGGAGAGAATACAGCAGGGCCTCGACCTGGTGGCCAACCAGAACGGCTACCTGGCCATGTGGGACAGATACCAAGAACTAGAGGCCCGCCACATCAGGGGCCGGATTCGCGATTTCGGGACCATCCGCTACACCAAGGTCAAGGTCGAGTCAGATGGCCGTTGCGTGTTCACGGTGGACCTCCATCGGGCGCTGCCCCGCACGCGAGCCGCCCTGGAGAGCACAACAGCGGCCGAACGCGTCGAGATCGAGGCCGCAGCAGAAGTTCCGGCCTCCGTGTCAGACACCGCGATGACCGATCGGGAGTGGCTGGTCGCTTCGCGTGCGCAGAAGGTACGGGCCTGGATCGGTGAACCGCTCGGGTACGACAGCGTCACCGAGACCCTACGGCTCGCCGCAACCCTCAACGACCAGAAGGACCCACCGCCCCAGGGCTGGCTCTACCTGGCACACCGCGGAGATCAGCGTCGGCTCGACCGGCGCGAGAAAGCCATGCAAAAGCTGCGCATCGACGGGACCCACATTCCCGCGCTACCGACTCTGCTAGAGGGAGGTAGCTGGCCGCAGCCGACAAGACGTCGGATCACGAAGCTCTCTTCTTCCGCGCTCAGTTGCTTCGCACCCCATGGCCCGACGCCGGCCCAGCGGGAGGCGGTGCTCACCGCGCTCAACACCCCCGATGTCGCGATCATCCAAGGACCGCCGGGCACTGGCAAAACGCAGGTGATCGCTGCTCTCGTGAATCAACTGGGTGATCTCGCTCAGGGCGGAGAGGTAGCCGGCAGCACCCTGTTGACAAGCTTCCAGCATGCGGCGGTGGACCATCTGGTCACGCGAGGCTGGGTCTTTGGGCTACCGCCGCTCAAGGTGGACTCCCGCGGCCGGGGCAGCAAGGTCGCGCTGGACACCTGGCGCATTGACGCAGCCCGCGCCGCCGACCTGCGGCTACGTGAACGCCCGGTGGGACAGCATCTCGCTGCTCGGCGAGCCGCCGCCGAATTGGCCGCCACTTACCGGGCGGCACCCGTTCCGCCCGAGTTCCTGCCCCAATTCCTCGACCAAGTAGTCACCCAGCTTGGAGACATATCCGACCCCTCACTGGTCGGCGAACTCCGCAGTCTCAGAGACAGAGCTGAGAGGCATCGCATTCGGGCCGCCACCATGGCCGACCCCGACCTGCGCGCGGACCTCCTGCCCTACATCCGGTCGCTGCGCTGCACGGTGACCGGGTTCGAGGACGACGGGCCCCGCGCGGCTCGAGCACTGCTGACACGGCTCGACCTCGCCGACTCCCCGCTCTTCGACGGCATCTCCTACCAGGAGTCGCTGCGTACAGCGGCCAGTAGCGCTTCACCCCAGCCTGAACTCCTCAACTCACTTGCCGCGTTGCGCGACGCCCTGCTCGACAGTCTCACCGCGCGCATTCGGCTGCCAGAGGTCACCGTGGCCGATCCCACGATCGCCGACCTCCTCGACCGGTTCGCAGCACAACTCGCGGAAGCGGTGACCCGGTCACCCGACGCCATAGCCGCGGCACTGCTCGATTACCGAGACGATCTGCGCAGCGATCCGGAAGGCGTCGATGACACCCTCCGCGCCTACACCGTCTCGCTGGCCTCGACCTGCCAACAGGCCGTTTCCAAAGCCATGGTGGACGTCGGCCGTCAGGACGGAGTCTTCGAGTCGGTCGTCGTCGACGAGGCGGCCCGGGCCAACCCGCTGGATCTCCTGATCCCCCTCGCCCAGGCCCGCCGCCGGATCGTGCTGGTCGGCGATCACGCCCAGCTCCCCCACATGCTGGAACCCGACGTGGAGCGCGAGCTGAGCTCGCTCGGCGAGGACGTCCGCGACCGGCTGCAGGAAAGTCTGTTCCAGCGACTGGCACGGCAGTGGGAGCACGGTTCGTCCGACGGGCATCCCCGGTTCGTCCGTCTCGACACCCAGTTCCGCATGCACCCGGTGCTCGGCAGCTTCGTCAGCGACAACTTCTACCCAGGGAAACTGCGCAACGGCCGCGAAGCGGCCGACTTCACTCACGGGATCGACCGCTACGGTGAGGTCCCTGCGGTGTGGCTTCGCGTGCCGCTGTCTGCGGGCGCTGAAACGCAACGGGGGACGAGCCGCACCCGGCACGCTGAAGCCACTGTCATCGCAGCGGAGATAGCCGCGCAAGTCGAGCGGCACCCGAACATGACGTTCGGCGTCATCTCGTTCTACGCCGCGCAGGTCACCGAGGTGTGGAAGGAGCTGAAGAAGGCCGGGCTCGCCGAGTTCACCGATGCGGGTGGATGGCGCCCCGTGCCCCGGCTGTGCCGTGACGCGGACGGCGCGCCGCTCGACCGGTTACGAGTCGGCACCGTAGATGCCTTCCAAGGCATGGAGTTCTCCGTCACCTATCTCTCCACCGTGCGCAGTTGCGCACCGGCCGCGCGAACCGACGTCAAGCGCGCTTACGGCCACCTGACCGTCGCCAACCGACTGTGCGTGGCGATGAGCCGCCAGCAGCGGCTGCTGGCCGTCGTGGGTGACGACGACATGTTCGGGCCCGACAGCCCCAAGGCGGTCGCGCCCCTCGCCGCGTTTCTGGAACTGTGTCGGAAGGGGGCGGACGGCCGTGTCGTTCGACCGTGA
- a CDS encoding lipopolysaccharide kinase InaA family protein, which yields MASRWDLGGLLRPVEDEYHQLWSLSHSIGAGGQGEVWLARGGRTAVKIITAPTQEAAEAVHVRLRRIQRLPLEGVPLAGVLALLAPPKLGYVMELANEMVPLDTLCVPDEEDLAAWYLRTGGLERRLRLLAKLADAVARLHARAIVYQDLSPSNVLISAATQQQEIRLIDVDNLGLASAVGSAPVHTPGYGAPEIVSGHSGATTLADAHALGVLIFETLTASHPFRGDEVLDSDPAYQEEYADRFRLPWIDHPTDRTNECTLGITPRQELLSGQLWDLASQCFVDAVANPLLRPSAARWATALHSAAGQTIECPECGWTYRVFAPSCLACRRPRDRVWVLRHGLTGPVGTEPQDRSGSTDDTPGIQLSEVPLPDFTALRPGGETTLTARHTSPAPDRPDSVVAQLRLHSQDATVLNLSRDSLWLDHQDGRPWREIGQGSQATVPVDGRAWTLHFGRQGVIHRWVRLMAVEASR from the coding sequence GTGGCATCGCGCTGGGATCTCGGCGGCCTGCTGCGGCCCGTCGAGGACGAGTACCACCAGCTCTGGTCGCTGTCCCACTCGATCGGAGCCGGCGGCCAGGGCGAAGTATGGCTGGCCCGAGGCGGACGAACCGCCGTAAAGATAATCACTGCTCCGACTCAGGAAGCAGCAGAGGCTGTTCACGTTCGGTTGCGCCGTATCCAGCGCCTTCCGTTGGAAGGTGTTCCGCTGGCCGGCGTACTCGCCCTGCTCGCCCCGCCGAAGCTCGGTTATGTAATGGAACTGGCCAATGAGATGGTCCCGTTGGACACCTTGTGCGTCCCCGACGAGGAGGACCTGGCAGCCTGGTATCTGCGCACCGGGGGTCTGGAACGCCGACTGCGGCTGCTGGCCAAACTTGCAGACGCCGTCGCCCGGCTCCACGCGCGTGCCATCGTGTACCAGGATCTGTCACCCTCCAACGTGCTGATTTCCGCCGCTACCCAGCAACAGGAAATCCGTCTCATCGACGTGGACAACCTCGGTCTGGCCTCGGCCGTCGGATCCGCGCCGGTACACACCCCCGGGTACGGGGCACCGGAAATCGTGTCGGGTCACAGCGGAGCCACCACTCTGGCCGACGCACACGCACTCGGCGTTCTGATCTTCGAGACCCTCACGGCCAGTCACCCGTTCCGGGGCGACGAGGTCCTGGACTCCGACCCCGCCTACCAAGAGGAGTACGCAGACCGTTTCCGCCTTCCATGGATCGACCACCCCACCGACCGCACCAATGAGTGCACTCTGGGTATCACACCACGGCAGGAACTCCTGTCCGGTCAGCTGTGGGACCTGGCCTCACAGTGCTTCGTGGACGCCGTGGCCAATCCCCTCCTCCGGCCGTCGGCTGCCCGGTGGGCCACGGCCCTGCACTCCGCTGCGGGACAGACCATCGAGTGCCCGGAGTGCGGATGGACCTACCGTGTCTTCGCCCCCTCCTGCCTCGCGTGCCGGAGACCCCGCGACCGTGTCTGGGTGCTGCGCCACGGACTGACTGGTCCGGTGGGTACCGAGCCGCAAGACCGATCGGGGAGCACTGACGACACCCCTGGTATCCAGCTCTCGGAAGTTCCTCTGCCCGACTTCACCGCACTGCGTCCCGGCGGCGAGACGACTCTGACCGCCCGGCATACCTCACCCGCCCCGGATCGACCTGACTCGGTGGTCGCACAGCTGCGGCTTCACAGCCAGGACGCCACCGTGCTGAACCTTTCGCGCGACAGTCTCTGGCTGGACCATCAAGACGGACGGCCATGGCGGGAGATCGGCCAGGGAAGCCAGGCAACCGTGCCTGTCGACGGCCGCGCCTGGACGCTTCACTTCGGGAGGCAGGGTGTGATCCACCGCTGGGTGCGTCTGATGGCTGTGGAGGCGAGCAGGTGA
- a CDS encoding VWA domain-containing protein: MAAKARPLPVLVLADVSGSMGEPREKIDVLNECIRRMLDDFATADIGRGTIHVGVIAFSRDRAELHQDMVPAADASWTDMEARGGTPLGAALELADAVLRDEAAVPTRSFSPTLVLVSDGMPTDEWEEALDRLLNSPKGSRANRLAVAIGPDMTEQAKAVLRRFVSDEANGVFEAQDVGRIQQYFRWVTVTVTQQARSTRPDRAPVLSPDDLSDFGA; this comes from the coding sequence ATGGCCGCGAAGGCACGTCCGTTACCAGTACTCGTACTGGCGGACGTTAGTGGGAGCATGGGAGAACCCCGGGAGAAGATCGATGTGCTCAATGAGTGCATCCGTCGCATGCTCGACGATTTCGCTACGGCCGATATCGGGCGAGGCACCATCCACGTCGGAGTGATCGCCTTCAGCCGTGATCGGGCTGAACTGCATCAGGACATGGTGCCCGCAGCCGATGCATCCTGGACCGACATGGAGGCCCGAGGCGGCACCCCGCTTGGTGCCGCCCTCGAACTCGCTGATGCGGTGCTGCGTGACGAAGCAGCCGTCCCAACCAGGTCCTTCTCTCCCACACTTGTTCTCGTGTCCGACGGAATGCCCACCGACGAGTGGGAAGAGGCCCTCGACCGGTTGCTCAACTCCCCGAAGGGTTCTAGAGCCAACCGGCTGGCGGTCGCCATCGGTCCCGACATGACCGAGCAGGCAAAAGCCGTGCTGCGCCGTTTCGTCAGCGACGAGGCCAACGGCGTGTTCGAGGCACAAGACGTCGGACGCATCCAGCAGTACTTCCGCTGGGTCACGGTCACGGTCACCCAGCAGGCTCGAAGTACTCGTCCAGACCGGGCGCCGGTACTGAGTCCCGACGATTTGTCCGACTTCGGCGCTTGA